One Zymoseptoria tritici IPO323 chromosome 3, whole genome shotgun sequence genomic region harbors:
- a CDS encoding mitochondrial superoxide dismutase [Mn], with amino-acid sequence MAATLLRQNALRTAIRSAAPSTAKRAALASTTFTRGKATLPDLAYDYGALEPAISGQIMELHHSKHHNTYVTSYNTQIEKLQEAQAKGDIQAQIAIQPMINFHGGGHTNHTLFWENLAPKAQGGGEPPSGALSKSIDSHFGSLDKLKEKMNTALAGIQGSGWAWLVQDTQTGAIQIKTYANQDPVVGQFRPLLGIDAWEHAYYLQYQNRKAEYFGAIWDVINWKAAEKRFQ; translated from the exons ATGGCCGCCACTCTACTCCGTCAAAACGCTCTGCGTACCGCCATTCGATCCGCTGCTCCATCGACCGCGAAGCGAGCAGCTCTCGCAAGCACCACCTTCACTCGCGGCAAAGCCACTCTCCCAGATCTCGCCT ACGATTATGGCGCCCTCGAGCCAGCGATTTCCGGCCAGATCATGGAGCTCCACCACTCCAAGCACCACAACACTTACGTGACCTCATACAACACCCAGATCGAGAAACTGCAAGAGGCGCAAGCGAAGGGTGATATTCAGGCTCAGATCGCCATTCAGCCGATGATCAATTTCCACGGAG GCGGCCACACCAACCACACTCTCTTCTGGGAGAACCTCGCACCCAAGGCTCAAGGTGGTGGCGAGCCACCAAGCGGCGCTCTCTCCAAGTCCATTGACTCGCACTTCGGCTCGCTCGACAAGCtcaaggagaagatgaacactgctcttgctgGCATTCAAGGCTCTGGCTGGGCCTGGTTGGTGCAAGACACTCAGACCGGAGCCATTCAGATCAAGACGTACGCGAACCAGGACCCAGTTGTGGGCCAGTTCCGTCCACTCCTCGGGATCGACGCGTGGGAGCATGCGTACTATCTCCAGTACCAGAACCGCAAGGCCGAGTACTTCGGTGCTATCTGGGATGTGATCAACTGGAAGGCGGCAGAGAAGAGGTTCCAGTAG